A genomic region of Papaver somniferum cultivar HN1 chromosome 7, ASM357369v1, whole genome shotgun sequence contains the following coding sequences:
- the LOC113294921 gene encoding uncharacterized protein LOC113294921: MVFYMLTCLGYYYLFDVGYPNSGGFLAPFRGQRYHLKEWGRDRLEPRTAEELFNMKHCRARNVIEIVFGLLKMRWAILRGPSWYPVNIHCRFIMACSLIHNLIKREMPMDEFLPEDEYEDRPINLVSPQEIRMIEHVDSSNYWDVQRKELADQMWERWTARRRRRIVS; this comes from the coding sequence ATGGTTTTTTACATGCTTACTTGTTTGGGTTACTATTACCTTTTCGATGTCGGTTATCCAAATAGTGGAGGATTTCTTGCTCCCTTTAGAGGTCAACGTTATCATCTGAAGGAATGGGGGAGAGATCGTCTAGAACCCAGGACAGCTGAAGAGTtattcaatatgaaacattgtaGGGCTAGGAATGTGATTGAAATAGTTTTTGGATTATTGAAAATGAGATGGGCAATACTTAGGGGTCCCTCATGGTATCCTGTGAACATACATTGTCGTTTTATCATGGCATGTAGTTTGATACATAACCTTATTAAGAGAGAAATGCCGATGGATGAATTTTTACCGGAAGATGAATATGAAGATAGACCAATTAATTTGGTTTCTCCTCAAGAAATTCGAATGATCGAACATGTTGATTCCTCGAATTATTGGGATGTTCAGAGAAAGGAGTTAGCAGATCAAATGTGGGAAAGATGGACTGCACGTAGACGTAGGCGCATAGTTAGTTAA